In Miscanthus floridulus cultivar M001 chromosome 5, ASM1932011v1, whole genome shotgun sequence, one genomic interval encodes:
- the LOC136450979 gene encoding NAC domain-containing protein 48-like has product MSGGVQDLQLPPGFRFHPTDEELVMHYLCRRCAGLPIAVPIIAEIDLYKFDPWQLPRMALYGEKEWYFFSPRDRKYPNGSRPNRSAGSGYWKATGADKPVGTPKPLAIKKALVFYAGKAPKGEKTNWIMHEYRLADVDRSARKKNSLRLDDWVLCRIYNKKGGLEKPPVVGDHKPVFAAAAVSSPPEQKPFLAAPGGLPPAAFPADLAAYYDRPSDSMPRLHADSSCSEQVLSPEQLACDREVQSQPKISEWERTFASDPVNPAGSMLVDPVVGGHTGDPLLQDILMYWGKPF; this is encoded by the exons ATGAGCGGCGGCGTTCAGGATCTGCAGCTGCCGCCGGGGTTCCGGTTCCACCCGACGGACGAGGAGCTGGTGATGCACTACCTCTGCCGCCGCTGCGCCGGCCTGCCCATCGCCGTCCCCATCATCGCCGAGATCGACCTCTACAAGTTCGACCCATGGCAGCTCCCCA GGATGGCGCTGTACGGCGAGAAGGAGTGGTACTTCTTCTCCCCGCGGGACCGCAAGTACCCGAACGGGTCCAGACCCAACCGCTCCGCCGGGTCCGGCTACTGGAAGGCCACCGGCGCCGACAAGCCCGTGGGCACGCCCAAGCCGCTCGCCATCaagaaggcgctcgtcttctacGCCGGCAAGGCGCCCAAGGGCGAGAAGACCAACTGGATCATGCACGAGTACCGCCTCGCCGACGTCGACCGCTCCGCCCGCAAGAAGAACAGCCTCAGG TTGGATGACTGGGTGCTGTGCCGCATCTACAACAAGAAGGGCGGGCTGGAGAAGCCGCCGGTCGTCGGCGACCACAAGCCGGTGTTCGCCGCGGCCGCGGTGAGCTCCCCGCCGGAGCAGAAGCCGTTCCTGGCGGCGCCGGGCGGGCTGCCCCCCGCCGCGTTCCCGGCGGACCTTGCAGCGTACTACGACCGGCCGTCGGACTCGATGCCGCGGCTGCACGCGGACTCTAGCTGCTCGGAGCAGGTGCTGTCGCCCGAGCAGCTGGCGTGCGACCGGGAGGTGCAGAGCCAGCCCAAGATCAGCGAGTGGGAGCGCACCTTCGCCTCCGACCCCGTCAACCCCGCCGGCTCCATGCTCGTCGACCCCGTCGTCGGTGGCCACACCGGCGACCCGCTGCTGCAGGACATCCTCATGTACTGGGGCAAGCCGTTCTAA
- the LOC136453870 gene encoding U-box domain-containing protein 4-like — MEESVPMSIISSISNFRKLSTSSVVETELIKRYCRKIDEILGLLKLVLDEVLLPQITLDDRKILLLEELDATINDAIKLVGSWDLMMSKIYFVMQVESLIAKMQNYVLEVCQVVNSEVTPPETNCVSVYLEKIKQFQCEKIMGIIKEASRDLVGKYMPKSETLTNIQVSLSLSTNQELLMESVALAKIRTRVNAEDSSELDGINHISELVNHMLEKHVEGKQMHSINGVPIPADFCCPLSLELMSDPVIVASGQTYERVFIRKWLDLGYNVCPKTRQTLGHSNLIPNYTVKQLIENWSEIHGVVLPDPVKLLSLSFSISLKPINGRTSDKSPSSENSPRTNKFGSPDHMISSDDSCHPNLLHENSDSDDQISKASSSEDTDDSETDSSKLLIAATEANTFICNATIDGSEALKQLRKDGFHASDVEQHLQSNGISSDIGTSASSSSNHLEVVEKNKEQLVSSNSIASENTRNGPMATFSKPNWLPRLGGVRSRNRLVWQQQSDEAVPMESRSDFASADNEVRKLIEDLKNECTDVQTAAIGELLVLSRHSMESRIAIANCGAIPFLVNLLYSADPSMQENAVTVLLNLSLDDNNKIAIASADAIKPLIHVLETGNPEARANSAATLFSLSVNEDNKAKIGRSGAIKPLVDLLQDGSAQGKKDAATALFNLSIFHENKARIIEAGAVKHLVELMDPAAGMVDKAVSVLAILATVQEGRNDIAQAGGIPVLVEVVELGSARAKENAAAALLQLCTNNSRFCSLVLQEGAMPPLVALSQSGTARAREKAQVLLSYFRNQRQVGKVVRR; from the exons ATGGAGGAGTCAGTGCCAATGTCAATAATCAGCAGTATTTCAAACTTTCGTAAACTGTCTACCAGTAGTGTGGTAGAAACTGAGCTAATTAAGAGATACTGCCGGAAGATCGATGAAATCTTGGGTCTTCTGAAGCTGGTCCTCGATGAAGTTCTCCTCCCCCAGATTACTCTAGATGATAGAAAAATTCTGCTGCTTGAGGAACTGGATGCTACCATCAATGATGCGATAAAGCTAGTTGGAAGCTGGGATTTGATGATGAGCAAAATTTATTTC GTTATGCAGGTGGAGTCCCTTATTGCCAAGATGCAAAACTATGTCCTTGAAGTGTGCCAAGTTGTCAATTCTGAAGTGACACCACCAGAAACCAATTGTGTTTCAGTGTACTTGGAG AAAATAAAGCAATTTCAATGTGAGAAAATTATGGGTATAATCAAGGAGGCTTCCAGGGATCTTGTCGGAAAATATATGCCAAAGTCAGAGACATTGACAAATATCCAAGTTTCTTTGAGCTTATCCACAAATCAAGAGTTGCTGATGGAGTCTGTTGCCCTTGCCAAGATTAGAACAAGAGTCAATGCTGAGGATAGTTCAGAACTAGATGGTATCAACCATATCTCTGAATTAGTCAACCATATGCTTGAGAAACATGTGGAAGGAAAACAGATGCATAGTATTAATGGAGTGCCCATACCCGCTGATTTTTGCTGCCCCCTTTCCCTTGAACTAATGTCAGATCCAGTGATTGTGGCTTCTGGTCAAACATATGAACGGGTTTTCATCAGGAAATGGCTTGACTTGGGTTACAATGTCTGCCCCAAGACACGCCAAACTTTGGGACACAGTAATTTGATTCCTAACTACACTGTCAAACAGTTGATTGAAAATTGGTCTGAGATACATGGTGTAGTGCTACCAGACCCTGTGAAACTCTTGAGTTTGAGCTTTTCAATTTCCCTCAAGCCGATTAATGGTAGAACAAGTGATAAATCTCCTTCCTCTGAAAACTCTCCAAGGACAAATAAGTTTGGCTCACCAGATCATATGATATCATCAGATGACAGTTGTCATCCTAACTTGCTGCATGAGAATTCTGATTCAGATGATCAAATCTCCAAGGCTTCATCTTCTGAAGACACAGATGATTCTGAAACTGATTCTTCGAAGTTACTAATTGCAGCTACTGAAGCAAACACATTTATATGCAATGCGACTATTGATGGTTCTGAAGCCCTTAAGCAATTGAGAAAGGATGGTTTCCATGCTTCTGATGTTGAACAGCATCTCCAAAGTAATGGTATCAGTAGTGATATTGGCACAAGTGCTTCTTCCAGCAGCAACCATCTTGAAGTCGTTGAGAAGAATAAGGAGCAACTGGTCTCAAGTAACAGCATTGCATCAGAAAATACAAGAAATGGTCCAATGGCCACCTTCTCAAAACCAAATTGGCTGCCAAGGTTGGGTGGTGTTCGTTCTCGAAATCGATTAGTCTGGCAGCAACAATCAGATGAAGCTGTTCCAATGGAGTCAAGATCTGATTTTGCTAGTGCCGATAATGAAGTTCGTAAACTTATTGAGGACCTGAAAAATGAGTGTACTGATGTCCAAACGGCAGCAATAGgagagctcctggttctttcaaGGCACAGCATGGAGAGTAGAATTGCCATTGCAAACTGCGGTGCTATACCCTTCTTGGTGAATCTTCTTTATTCTGCAGATCCCAGCATGCAGGAAAATGCTGTAACAGTACTCCTGAATTTGTCGTTAGATGACAACAACAAGATCGCCATCGCAAGTGCGGATGCCATCAAGCCTCTCATCCACGTTCTTGAGACAGGTAACCCTGAGGCAAGAGCAAACTCAGCTGCAACTCTCTTCAGTCTTTCAGTAAATGAAGATAACAAGGCCAAAATCGGACGCTCTGGAGCGATCAAACCCCTGGTCGACCTGCTGCAAGATGGCAGTGCGCAGGGGAAGAAGGATGCAGCAACAGCTCTCTTCAACCTATCGATATTTCACGAGAACAAAGCCCGGATTATTGAGGCCGGGGCTGTAAAGCACCTGGTGGAGCTGATGGACCCAGCAGCTGGGATGGTTGACAAGGCCGTCTCCGTTTTGGCAATCCTTGCCACAGTGCAGGAGGGAAGGAATGATATTGCTCAGGCAGGTGGCATCCCGGTGTTGGTTGAGGTTGTTGAGCTGGGCTCCGCACGGGCGAAGGAGAACGCTGCTGCTGCTTTGCTGCAGCTCTGCACGAACAACAGCAGGTTCTGCAGCCTGGTGCTCCAGGAAGGCGCCATGCCTCCTTTGGTGGCATTGTCGCAATCAGGCACGGCCCGTGCAAGAGAGAAG GCACAGGTCCTTCTGAGTTATTTTCGCAACCAGCGTCAAGTTGGCAAGGTCGTTAGGCGCTAA